In Aquila chrysaetos chrysaetos chromosome 2, bAquChr1.4, whole genome shotgun sequence, the following are encoded in one genomic region:
- the COMMD9 gene encoding COMM domain-containing protein 9, producing MAALRQGDFAALQSLLKAPSKDAVRQLCRQCFSSPPAGLGPLAQRACLDLAAGPEEAEQLVSALHSLTRHVVYHGLTRAEDILSLFPENFHQNLKNLLTKIILENISAWRNEAQASQISLPRLVDMDWRVDIKTSSDSISRMAVPTCLLQLKIQEDVALCGNSPVVSALTVELSKETLDTMLEGLGRIRDQLSAVANK from the exons ATGGCGGCGCTGCGGCAGGGGGACTTCGCCGCCCTGCAGAGCCTGCTGAAG GCGCCGTCGAAGGACGCCGTGCGGCAGCTGTGCCGGCAGTGTTTCTCCAGCCCGCCTGCCGGCCTCGGCCCGCTGGCGCAGCGCGCCTGCCTCGACCTCGCCGCCGGCCCCGAGGAAGCGGAGCAG CTGGTATCCGCTTTGCACAGCCTCACCAGGCACGTCGTCTACCATGGCTTGACGAGGGCAGAAGAtatcctctctctctttccagaaAACTTCCACCAAAATCTGAAAAACCTTTTGACTAAGATAATCTTGGAGAATAT ctctgcttgGAGGAATGAAGCACAAGCAAGTCAGA TCTCCCTGCCTCGGCTGGTTGACATGGACTGGAGGGTGGACATCAAGACGTCTTCAGACAGCATCAGCAGAATGGCAGTCCCTACTTGCCTGCTCCAATTAAAG ATTCAGGAAGATGTTGCCTTATGTGGAAATAGTCCTGTTGTTTCTGCACTGACTGTGGAACTAAGCAAAGAAACCCTGGACACTATGTTAGAAGGTCTAGGAAGGATCCGGGACCAACTTTCTGCCGTTGCAAACAAATGA